The nucleotide window TCATATAACGGGGATGGCTAAACACATTAGCGGTACCCCAGAGGAGTTTCACACCGCTGACATCCTGCTTTTGTTTGGCGTAGTCAACGATCTGCTGCATCCTGCTTTCATATTCAGCGATGGTAGCGCCTTCATCCACGAGGTCTATATCATGGAAACAATAATAAGGCAGGCCCATTTTGGTGATGAATTCAAAAGCAGCGTCCATTTTATCAAAGGCGCTCTGCATAGGGTCTTGCGATACCAGCCAGGGGAAGTGTTTGGTGCCGGGTCCGAAAGGATCGCCGCCAGTGCCACAGAAGGTATGCCAATAGGATACCGCGAAGCGGAAGAGCTCCTTCATGGTTTTACCTGCTATGAGGCGGTTTTCGTCGTACCAGCGGTAAGCCAGCGGATTGTCTGACTGCAGCCCTTCATAACTTATTTTCCCGATGTTCTTAAAATACTCATGGTTTCCAAGTGTAATACTCATAAAAGTGGATTTTAAAATATCGTTTACAGGTCACCGTTACACATGAGTGCGCGCAGTCCTGCCAGCCAGTGACCATATGCATCCCGGTAATGTGACAGCAACCGGGCGTCTGGTTCTATCACCGCCAGGCACTGCATGCCACGGTGTGCTTCTTTGAGAGGAACATAACCCGCTCCTACGGCGGCGCCGCGGGCAGCACCCTGTGCTCCGTCTGTATCATACAGTTCGATGACCACATTGGCCGTATTGGCAAATGCCTCGCGGAACAGCGGGCTGAGGAACATATTAGCGTTGCCGGCTCTTACCCGATGAATAGTGAGGTCCATTTCGGACATAATATCCAGACCATAGTTCAGTCCGAATACGATACCTTCCTGTACGGCTCTCATCATATGCGCCTGGCTATGCCGGTTAAAATCGAGGTGGCTAACGGTAGCGCCTGTACTTTTATTTCCCAGGATCCTTTCTGCGCCGTTTCCAAAAGGAAATACCAGCAGTCCATCCGATCCTACCGGTGCCTGGAGGGCGATGGTATTCATATCGGGATAACTGATCTCTCCGATCATGTTGCGCAGCCAGCTGTTGGCAATACCAGTGCCGTTAAGGCACATGAGCACACCATCTCTGGTGTGGTGTACATCGTTGTTCACATGTACAAAAGTATTGACCCTGCTTTTAGGGTCGAAAGTATGTTTATCATGCACAGCATATACCACACCGGAGGTACCTGCCGTGGTAGCGGCTTCGCCGGGCTGGAGTACGTTGAGCGCAAAGGCATTGTTGGGCTGATCTCCGGCACGGTAGGTAACCGGAGTGCCGGCTTTCAGCTGCAGGACTGCGGCAGCGGCAGTGGTCAGTTCCCCCTGTATCCCGAAAGTTGGTACCAGATCAGGAAGCAGTTGCCGGTCTATCCCGTAATAATCCAGTAGCCTGGTATTGACGGTATTGCCGGGGAAGTCCCAGAAAGTGCCTTCAGAGAGGCCCGACACGGTGGTGCAGGCTTCTCCTGTGAGTTTCATGGCGATAAAATCGCCGGGCAGCATTATTTTATGGATTCGTTCATAGAGATGAGGCTCTTTTTCGTGTATCCAGCGCAGTTTGGAAGCGGTGAAATTGCCGGGGGAGTTGAGCAGATGCGAGAGGCAATACTCTTTGCCCAATGCGGTGAAAGCGCTGTTGCCGATATCTACGGCGCGGCTGTCACACCAGATGATGGCAGGGCGTAACACCTGCAGGTCTTTGTCTACACAAACCAGGCCATGCATCTGGTAGGCAATGCCTATTCCTTTTACCATGGCCGGATCAAATGTATACTGGCGTTGCAACAACTGTGTGGCATGTATGATTTCCAGCCACCAGCTTTCAGGGTCTTGTTCTGCCCAGTGCGGGTGCAGCACCTGTATGGGCATTTCCCTGGAAGGGCTGGTGGCAGATGCGAGGCATCTGCCACTACCGGCGTCCAGTAAAGCTGCTTTTATTGAAGAAGAACCAATATCATAACCGATGAAATACATGGGAACTACGGGATTTGCGATTACCAGTATACGGTATACAAGGCAATCAGGATACCAATGATAAACAATGCACCAATGGTAAAGGGCATCGCTGTTTTAAACATGCTGCCGTCTATTGCCAGTCCTTTTGGATTGTTTTTGCTGGCGGGATCGGCCAGGGAGATGATGATCATACCTACCACACAAATAACAAACACTACGCCCATGCGGTCGATGAAGGCCATTTCATATAAACCGGCCGCATTGGGGGCAGCCCAGCCAAACTGATACAGTGGCTCCAGGTTTACCCACATCGGCAGGAATTTCAGCACGAAAGACATCAGCAGGCCGGCTATCATCGCAAACAGTGCGGCGTTAGAGGTTGTGCGTTTCCAGAAGAAGCCCATCACAAACATGGCGAAAACACCGGGAGATACGAAACCGGTATATTCCTGAATGAACTGGAAGCCGCCTTTTTTATCGATACCGAGGAAATTGGATAATACGATGGCGATCACCATAGCGATGATAACGGTTGTACGTCCTACACTTACGATTTTGTTTTCGTCAGCGTCTTTGTTGTATATCTTCTTATAAATATCCAGTGAGAAAATGGTGGAAATACTGTTGGCTTTACCTGCCAGAGAGGCTACCACAGCGGCGGTCAGGGCTGCAAAAGCCAAACCTTTGAGGCCAATGGGCAGGAGATTGAGCAATACAGGGTAAGCATTGTCGGGGTTCAGGGAGCCATCCTTCAGCATCTCAGCATGATACAATCCTTGTTGGTACAACACATAAGCAGCGATACCCGGTAATACCACGATCACCGGCATCAGCAGTTTCAGGAAACCGGCAAACAGCAGACCGCTGCGGGCAGTCTTAAGATCTGCACCCAGTGCGCGTTGTGTAATGTACTGGTTACAGCCCCAGTAGTTCAGGTTAACGATCCACATACCGCCAATGAGTATACTGAGTCCCGGTAGGTCCAGATAATGTGGCTGGTCTTTCTTAAAGATCATGTGAAAATGATCATCGGCATGCTGATGCAGGAGGCTGAAACCTTTGAGCACACCGCTCTGGCCGAAATGCTGTGCCACCAGGTCCAGTGCCAGGTAAGTAGTGGCCAGACCACCCAGGATAAGGAAAAACACCTGAATAACGTCTGTATAACCAATCACCTTCATACCGCCCAGTGTAATCAGCACTGCAAAGAAGGACAATGCCACCATACAGGCGTAGAAGTTGATGCCTGAAATTTTATTGATAGCCAGTGCACCCAGGTACAGGATAGAAGTAAGGTTTACCACAACATAGAGGAGCAACCAGAACACTGCCATGATAGTACTCACCGTTTGATTATACCTGCGTTCCAGAAACTGAGGCATGGTATAGATCTTGTTTTTCAGATAGATGGGCAGGAAAAACACCGCCACCACAATGAGCGTGGCAGCAGCCATCCATTCATAGGTGGAAATGGCCAGACCCATAGCAAAACCGGAGCCGGACATACCGATGAACTGTTCTGCCGAGATGTTGGAGGCGATCAGGGAGGCACCGATAGCCCACCAGGTGAGTGACCCTTCCGCCAGGAAAAAGTCTTTGGAATCTGTTGTTGCCTTCTTTTTCTTTTGATAGATATAATACCCGTAGCCGGCCACTATTACAAAATATACCAGGAATACCAGGTAATCAACGTAGTGAAGTAAGTTTGGTTGCATAAATGTTCAAACGTGGTTTTTAATAAATTTAGCGGATCAATATAGTGAAATAAATGTATTTAATACACTTATGACAACATAAAAATGCTAAAACTAAAAACCGCAGCCTTTTACTGCGGTTCCCGGGAGATTAAATTTATACATTTAAATTTCCTATCAAAGTCCATTAACAAAAAAACGGGGGCAAAGGGATTTTATTTTTGTTCAAGGGCCATGGCTGCAATTTTATCCCCGACAATAGAGCCAATAGCCACGCCCATGCCACCCATGCGGACGCCGAGGATGATATTGTCCGTATAGGCGCGGACGATAGGTTGTTTGGTATTGCCGAAGGCCATGATGCCGGTCCAGCGGTCGGCGATGGTAAAAGGCCGCCCCGGCAGTATAATATGACGGAGCATTTCTTCCAGTTCGTGCTGAATGCGGTCGTTGAATCTGAAATCGGTGGATGTTTCCCCGGGGAAGTCCAGCTGGCGGCCGCCGCCCAGCAATACCCGTCCATCCAGCTCTCTGAAATAAAAATACCCTTCCTCCAGGTGGAAAATTCCTTTAAAAGGCAGTCCGGGCACGGGTTCGGTGATGAGCACCTGCCCTCTTCCGGGTGTTAGCTCCAGCTGTGGCAGCAGCTGTCCGGTAAAAGCGTTGGTGCATACCAGTAACTTATGAGCCTGGAAGATAATATCTTCTTTCAGGGTATGGTTGGCCACTATCACGTTGACGCCTGTATGCAGGTCTTCCATGCGTTCGATCCGGCAGCCGGTCTTTATTTCCACGCCCATGGCGATGGTTTTGTCTATCAGCGCCCGCATCATCTTACCGGTGTGGATTTCTCCTTCGTAGTTGTTGCGGACCATGGCTTTTACATGGCCGGTGGCAAAGCCAAAGCTGCTGATCTTTTCATTGGCAGGAGAAAAAGCGGGCGTCTCCTCCAGTATACTACCCAGCAGTCGGTTGACCTCCTCCAGCTGGCCCAGCGCCCATTCTTCTCTGGGACCTATCAACTCATAACTACCGTTTTCCCTGTAGCCAATACGTTCATCACCGAGGCGGTGACGCAACAGCCGCAGACCAGCCAGGCGCATAGATACCAGATTAAGCACCGTTTCCGGCGGCATGGTTTGCAGGTCTTCCAGTATTTCCGTGAGGCTGCCGATACAGGCAAATCCTGCATTTTTAGTACTGGCACCGGTAGGCAGCACCTCCCGTTCCAGTACCAGCACACGAGCCGCGGGCTGACGCTCTTTCAGGCTGATAGCAGCCGACAGCCCGACAATACCGCTTCCGGCGATGATGTAGTCGTATTGAAGCAGACTTTGCTTTTCCCAATAACTTAACATACTACTAAGTTAATCAATCATCATAATCCTGCTTAAAAAGCAGTAGCTTAGAAACACAAAAATCAATTTGACCATGATTGAAACCAAAGCTTACGCGGCACAGAGTGCTACCACCCCGCTGGGACCCTGGAATTTTCAAAGAAGAGCAGTAGGTCCGCATGATGTACAAATCGAGATCCTGTATTGTGGCGTTTGCCATTCAGATATACATCAGGTAAAAGATGAATGGGGCGGCTCCATCTATCCGATGGTACCCGGCCATGAGATTGTAGGGAGGATCGTAAAGACAGGCGAGCATGTGACACGGTTTAAAGTAGGCGACCTGGCCGGTATCGGTTGTTTTGTGG belongs to Chitinophaga sp. HK235 and includes:
- a CDS encoding xylulokinase, whose product is MYFIGYDIGSSSIKAALLDAGSGRCLASATSPSREMPIQVLHPHWAEQDPESWWLEIIHATQLLQRQYTFDPAMVKGIGIAYQMHGLVCVDKDLQVLRPAIIWCDSRAVDIGNSAFTALGKEYCLSHLLNSPGNFTASKLRWIHEKEPHLYERIHKIMLPGDFIAMKLTGEACTTVSGLSEGTFWDFPGNTVNTRLLDYYGIDRQLLPDLVPTFGIQGELTTAAAAVLQLKAGTPVTYRAGDQPNNAFALNVLQPGEAATTAGTSGVVYAVHDKHTFDPKSRVNTFVHVNNDVHHTRDGVLMCLNGTGIANSWLRNMIGEISYPDMNTIALQAPVGSDGLLVFPFGNGAERILGNKSTGATVSHLDFNRHSQAHMMRAVQEGIVFGLNYGLDIMSEMDLTIHRVRAGNANMFLSPLFREAFANTANVVIELYDTDGAQGAARGAAVGAGYVPLKEAHRGMQCLAVIEPDARLLSHYRDAYGHWLAGLRALMCNGDL
- a CDS encoding sodium/sugar symporter, producing the protein MQPNLLHYVDYLVFLVYFVIVAGYGYYIYQKKKKATTDSKDFFLAEGSLTWWAIGASLIASNISAEQFIGMSGSGFAMGLAISTYEWMAAATLIVVAVFFLPIYLKNKIYTMPQFLERRYNQTVSTIMAVFWLLLYVVVNLTSILYLGALAINKISGINFYACMVALSFFAVLITLGGMKVIGYTDVIQVFFLILGGLATTYLALDLVAQHFGQSGVLKGFSLLHQHADDHFHMIFKKDQPHYLDLPGLSILIGGMWIVNLNYWGCNQYITQRALGADLKTARSGLLFAGFLKLLMPVIVVLPGIAAYVLYQQGLYHAEMLKDGSLNPDNAYPVLLNLLPIGLKGLAFAALTAAVVASLAGKANSISTIFSLDIYKKIYNKDADENKIVSVGRTTVIIAMVIAIVLSNFLGIDKKGGFQFIQEYTGFVSPGVFAMFVMGFFWKRTTSNAALFAMIAGLLMSFVLKFLPMWVNLEPLYQFGWAAPNAAGLYEMAFIDRMGVVFVICVVGMIIISLADPASKNNPKGLAIDGSMFKTAMPFTIGALFIIGILIALYTVYW
- a CDS encoding FAD-binding oxidoreductase, whose translation is MLSYWEKQSLLQYDYIIAGSGIVGLSAAISLKERQPAARVLVLEREVLPTGASTKNAGFACIGSLTEILEDLQTMPPETVLNLVSMRLAGLRLLRHRLGDERIGYRENGSYELIGPREEWALGQLEEVNRLLGSILEETPAFSPANEKISSFGFATGHVKAMVRNNYEGEIHTGKMMRALIDKTIAMGVEIKTGCRIERMEDLHTGVNVIVANHTLKEDIIFQAHKLLVCTNAFTGQLLPQLELTPGRGQVLITEPVPGLPFKGIFHLEEGYFYFRELDGRVLLGGGRQLDFPGETSTDFRFNDRIQHELEEMLRHIILPGRPFTIADRWTGIMAFGNTKQPIVRAYTDNIILGVRMGGMGVAIGSIVGDKIAAMALEQK